CTCCTCTAAACACTTTAGATAGGCGCAGAGCATATCAGCCTGCTTGACTAACCGTTGAGCCGCCTCATCCTGATGGGTGGTTAATAGCGGTTGAAAATCGGCGTGCAGCGCCTCTGGCAGCAGCGTGAGCAGCTTCTGTTGTGCCATCTTTTCAATTTTTTGATACTCCGTGGCGATCTGTGGATTGTGGTATTTAATCGGCGTTGGCAGATCACCGGTGAGGACTTCACTCACATCATGATAGAGTGCCAGTAGGGCTATCTCGGCCGGTTGATGTGCGCCATCAAAGTAGCGATTATCAATCAGTGCCAGCAGATGGGCAACACAAGCGACTTGCCAGCTATGTTCTGCCACATTTTCTGTGCGCACATTGCGCATCAAGGGCCAACGGTTAATGAGCTTGAGGCGGAACAGATAAGCAGTAAAGTGGCTCTGGTTCATGGTGGACTCACACACAAGAGATGGCAATCAATCGGTAACACCCGTGTAGCGGTTATTTCACCCGCATCCCAGGTTGTGCACCGCTGTCAGGCTGCAGGAGGAAAATCTCGCTGCCACCAGCCCCCGCGGCCAGCACCATGCCTTCTGAGATCCCAAAGCGCATTTTTCTAGGCGCTAAGTTGGCTACCATAATGGTTAAACGCCCCTCCAGCGCCTCGGGTGGGTAAGCACTTTTAATGCCGGCAAACACCTGGCGGGTCTCTCCTGCTCCCACATCGAGCTGCAGCTTTAGCAACTTATCGGCACCGGGCACCAGGTCCGCCTGCAGAATGCGCGCGACTCGGAGATCGACCCGACTGAAGTCATCCAGCGTAATCGGCGTGGCCTGGGGTTCATAGGCTGAACTATCCGCAGCGGCCGGTGGGGGAGTTGGCGCGGTGGTCACCACAGATCCCGAGGCGCTCTCCGCCAAAATTGCCTTGATCTGTCCTGGTTCCAGGCGCCGTAACAGCGGTGTAAAAGGGTTCAGACGGTGGTTGAGCAAGGGCGGCTGGTGAATGGCTGTCCAGGTCAGCTCCTCGTTTAAAAAGCCTTCGGCCCGTTGGACTAACGAGGGGACCACTGGTTTCAGATAGATCATCAATAGCCGAAAGCAGTGGATACCGAGCGAGCAGACCGCGTGGAGTCGTTCACGCTGTTCCGGCTGTTTGGCCAGCTGCCAGGGGGTTTGTTGATCGATAAAAGCATTGGCCCGATCGGCCAATTGCTGGATCTGGCGAATCGCTTTCGCACAGTCACGGCTGTTATAAGCTTCAGCAATCAGCGGCTCAGCATCCATAAAGATCTGATATAACGGTGGATCAAACAAGGTGGCGGCCAGTTGGTGATCAAATTGCTGCTGAATAAAGCTGGCACAGCGGGCGGCTAAGTTGACGATTTTATTGACCAGATCACTGTTGACGCGCTGCCTAAAATCTTCCAGATGGAGATCGAGATCCTCAATGGTTGCCATGGTTTTAGCCGCGTAGTAGTAGCGCAGATAGTCCGCATCACAGTGCTGGAGATAGGTGTGTGCTGTAATAAAGGTACCGCGGG
This genomic stretch from unidentified bacterial endosymbiont harbors:
- the yfbR gene encoding 5'-deoxynucleotidase: MNQSHFTAYLFRLKLINRWPLMRNVRTENVAEHSWQVACVAHLLALIDNRYFDGAHQPAEIALLALYHDVSEVLTGDLPTPIKYHNPQIATEYQKIEKMAQQKLLTLLPEALHADFQPLLTTHQDEAAQRLVKQADMLCAYLKCLEELQAGNHEFKAAKTVIQTKLATWQSPAVAYFMRHFVPSFNLSLDELNQNESL
- the metG gene encoding methionine--tRNA ligase, with translation MIDKTRTLLVTTALSYANGAIHLGHLLEQIQADIWVRFQRLQGHRVLFISGDDTHGAPVMLQAERLGVTPEQLIAQMQAEHQRDFKAFSISFDHYHTTHSPENQQLLETIYHRLQQQGVITSQTIEQLYDPQQQQFLSDRFIQGHCPRCEAADQYGDHCEQCGATYEATELRHPHSTLTGAVPVLRQSDHFFFDLPAFSDWLQIWTRSGSLPDTMVNKLQEWFHCGLKPWDITRDAPYFGFAIPDAPDQYFYVWLDAPIGYMAICQHFCQQQPTLSFEQLWSPESTAELYHFIGKDIVYFHSLFWPAVLKSAGFRLPTKIFVHGFVTVNGAKMSKSRGTFITAHTYLQHCDADYLRYYYAAKTMATIEDLDLHLEDFRQRVNSDLVNKIVNLAARCASFIQQQFDHQLAATLFDPPLYQIFMDAEPLIAEAYNSRDCAKAIRQIQQLADRANAFIDQQTPWQLAKQPEQRERLHAVCSLGIHCFRLLMIYLKPVVPSLVQRAEGFLNEELTWTAIHQPPLLNHRLNPFTPLLRRLEPGQIKAILAESASGSVVTTAPTPPPAAADSSAYEPQATPITLDDFSRVDLRVARILQADLVPGADKLLKLQLDVGAGETRQVFAGIKSAYPPEALEGRLTIMVANLAPRKMRFGISEGMVLAAGAGGSEIFLLQPDSGAQPGMRVK